One stretch of Labrenzia sp. CE80 DNA includes these proteins:
- a CDS encoding NAD(P)H-dependent oxidoreductase translates to MTRKILILDGHPEQGSYCEALTKSYAKGAARAGHDVRVHRLAEMTFDPDFGTSDFKKAPPLEPDLQAFWDDLVWCDHLVLAHPLWWGGLPARLKGLFDRALLPGKAFKYNRGKDMPDPLLKGRSSRILMTSDTPPLFFRWIYGSSVKKQTQRQILKFVGFAPNRFSQFASMIKSTPDQRKDWLDKVEDLGRRAA, encoded by the coding sequence ATGACCCGGAAAATTCTGATCCTGGATGGACACCCGGAACAAGGCAGCTACTGCGAGGCGCTGACCAAAAGCTACGCCAAGGGTGCGGCACGAGCCGGCCATGATGTGCGCGTGCACCGGCTGGCCGAAATGACCTTCGACCCGGACTTCGGCACTTCGGATTTCAAGAAGGCGCCGCCGCTGGAGCCCGATCTTCAGGCTTTTTGGGACGATCTGGTCTGGTGCGACCATCTGGTCCTTGCTCATCCCCTGTGGTGGGGCGGCCTGCCGGCGCGGCTCAAGGGCCTCTTCGACCGGGCACTGCTGCCAGGCAAGGCGTTCAAATACAACCGGGGCAAGGACATGCCCGATCCGCTCTTGAAAGGGCGCAGCTCCCGGATCCTGATGACATCGGACACACCACCGCTGTTCTTCAGGTGGATCTACGGTTCATCGGTGAAAAAGCAGACCCAGCGGCAGATTCTGAAGTTCGTCGGCTTTGCGCCCAACCGCTTCAGCCAGTTCGCTTCCATGATCAAGTCCACCCCTGACCAGCGCAAGGACTGGCTGGACAAGGTGGAAGATCTTGGTCGACGGGCTGCCTGA